A region from the Brachyspira hampsonii genome encodes:
- a CDS encoding ankyrin repeat domain-containing protein: MENFNNNDSNNNGNLINSESNNVNNNNNNNNNNNVIERVNKSKEAEENKKYIFKVAVVACAIVFVLLVGAGILVGLFLFIKGKSDMEKMVRNYEIYSEEIYNKKYGDSIVKEMVNNYGADVNETGSDNQTPLFYAVQNNNLKAVKFLIENKADTEIANNLGISPLVLAISNNNTKIAELLIKEGKANVYGSYTGNDVEKYPMYYAVAQTNKTMIKLLLDNSFDLKREPSLLGYAIANSDESIVRYLIDNGADINYKSADGTTVLYNAILSLNPALVDYFLSKGAKVEDAGESDVYGNIIMAAAGSKFNNTSSSPVDLVLVQQKSVDSAKVMEKIITSIDKNILNRLVNGKNALIIASGNSYIDTVKVLLTNGADVNSSDNDGWTSLMYAANNGDIELAKILIENKANVNAKSYEEKTALLYAMNSPIESSRNDMIKLLIENKANINVEDSNGLSPLTIAVMNNDVELTKLLIANKANLSVVTKDGESLIEYAINNDNVDLLQILVENGADINYAGISSYTPLMIAAKSGAENITRILLTQKVDLNAVDKYGDTALHIASGYSKLPIVRMLLEKKPNLNIQDQDGDTPLHKAVNSGNVDIVSELVLSGADVLVRNNRGKYPIDIARDNNNSAIFEILKEAEEKQNNNL; this comes from the coding sequence ATGGAAAATTTTAATAATAACGATTCAAATAATAATGGTAATTTAATTAATAGTGAATCGAACAATGTAAATAATAATAATAATAATAATAATAATAATAATGTTATAGAAAGAGTAAATAAATCTAAAGAAGCAGAAGAAAATAAAAAATATATATTTAAAGTAGCTGTAGTAGCTTGTGCTATAGTATTTGTACTTCTTGTAGGTGCCGGTATACTTGTAGGTTTGTTCTTATTTATAAAGGGCAAGTCTGATATGGAGAAAATGGTTAGAAATTATGAAATATACAGTGAAGAGATATATAATAAAAAATACGGAGATAGTATTGTAAAAGAAATGGTTAATAATTATGGAGCTGATGTTAATGAAACAGGCAGCGATAATCAAACACCATTATTTTATGCCGTGCAGAATAATAATCTTAAAGCTGTAAAATTTTTGATAGAAAATAAAGCTGATACAGAAATTGCCAATAATTTAGGAATTAGCCCTCTGGTACTTGCTATAAGCAATAATAATACAAAAATAGCTGAACTTCTTATAAAAGAAGGCAAGGCTAATGTATATGGTTCTTATACAGGAAATGATGTAGAAAAATATCCAATGTATTATGCTGTTGCACAAACAAATAAAACTATGATAAAACTTCTATTAGATAATTCATTTGATTTAAAAAGAGAGCCTTCTCTTTTAGGTTATGCCATCGCCAATAGTGATGAAAGCATAGTTCGTTATTTAATAGATAATGGGGCGGATATTAATTATAAAAGTGCTGATGGAACTACTGTACTTTATAATGCTATTTTATCTCTTAATCCTGCTTTAGTTGATTACTTTTTATCAAAAGGGGCTAAAGTAGAAGATGCCGGCGAAAGTGATGTATATGGAAATATAATAATGGCGGCTGCTGGTTCTAAATTTAATAATACTAGTTCATCGCCTGTTGATTTAGTATTGGTTCAGCAGAAATCAGTAGATAGTGCTAAAGTAATGGAGAAGATAATTACAAGCATAGATAAAAATATACTCAATAGGCTTGTTAATGGAAAAAATGCATTGATAATAGCGAGCGGTAATTCATATATAGATACAGTTAAAGTGCTTCTTACAAACGGTGCGGATGTAAACTCATCAGACAATGACGGCTGGACTTCTCTAATGTATGCGGCAAATAATGGAGATATTGAACTTGCAAAAATTTTAATAGAAAATAAAGCTAATGTTAATGCTAAAAGTTATGAAGAGAAAACAGCTCTTTTATATGCTATGAATAGTCCTATAGAATCAAGCAGAAATGATATGATAAAGCTCTTAATAGAAAATAAAGCAAATATCAATGTGGAAGACAGTAATGGGCTTAGTCCTTTAACTATTGCTGTTATGAATAATGATGTTGAGCTTACAAAATTGTTAATAGCTAATAAAGCTAATCTTTCAGTTGTAACTAAAGACGGAGAGAGTTTAATTGAATATGCTATTAATAATGATAATGTTGATTTACTTCAGATATTAGTTGAAAATGGTGCTGATATAAACTATGCCGGAATATCAAGTTATACACCTTTGATGATAGCGGCTAAAAGCGGAGCAGAAAATATTACTAGAATATTATTAACTCAGAAGGTGGATTTAAATGCCGTTGATAAATATGGAGACACTGCTTTGCATATAGCTTCAGGATATTCAAAACTTCCTATTGTTAGAATGTTATTAGAAAAAAAGCCTAATCTTAATATACAAGATCAAGACGGGGATACTCCTTTGCATAAAGCGGTTAATTCAGGAAATGTTGATATAGTAAGCGAATTAGTGTTATCGGGTGCTGATGTTCTTGTTAGAAATAACAGAGGTAAGTATCCTATTGATATAGCAAGGGATAATAATAACAGTGCTATATTTGAGATTTTAAAAGAGGCTGAAGAAAAACAGAATAATAATTTATAA
- a CDS encoding ribonucleoside-diphosphate reductase subunit alpha, producing the protein MIELTKDKKHIIIKRDGREEPFNEEKLRKVIDWATEGKEAFTNKLLEGLNIKINDKMKIEVLYDELINTAVNMISPLYPMYDTIAEKLYLMKIYKETCGLKKIGSYPHIKNFLKKGIKYKIYDKDIIKLFTDKELDKINSMIDPNRDLLFTYKGLAIFYKKYCKNIGNKKLELPQITYMAAAMFSFYNDYYKGENKDKLEISKTERLKYIKRTYDMLSKHEITFATPRIANSMTVKAQLASCILNTPDDDTWSLNQTDGNMALYSKFSGGIAYDASYIRASGSTIQTNRGRSDGPIPFIKRVEQTISSFNQGGVRKGACVVTFPWWHLDVLDLIMLKDAGGTEDTRARKLVYSIRISNIFRERVNKDGYVTLFDPKETPLLNEEYGKKFDVAYMYYESKSSIRKKRIKAKDLLFQILKVRQETGNLYLTFVDNINEQNMVNRFVGASNLCQEIVIPSYPSKLIKEKYIINEDGEYEIVQRKKSGEIGICNLVSVNLMSWVTFSPEKKKSFCYTLLRGCDNIIDTQFYPVKEGEIANKKNRPIGIGVINYANLLASNKIKYTDKEALEFTNKVFDDLYYHIYEASNILARERGPYKTFNESKWKNGLTPFHISLLNNNNNNLDVSIDKEKWDKLAENIKNNGVRFSFHGAIAPTATSGKSVSATESIEPIVDLFFIEEGIQTLPSLVPNIKKNREYYERCWNIPAKTIIELAAVRQRYIDQSQSLNLYYVKPESAKELWEDIQYAMDLGLKTLYYMKTPKSNFELEEVCESCT; encoded by the coding sequence ATGATAGAACTTACAAAAGATAAAAAACATATAATCATTAAAAGAGACGGCAGAGAAGAGCCTTTTAATGAGGAAAAATTAAGAAAAGTTATAGATTGGGCTACCGAAGGTAAAGAGGCTTTTACTAATAAGCTATTAGAAGGACTCAATATTAAAATCAATGACAAAATGAAAATAGAAGTATTATATGATGAGCTTATAAATACTGCCGTTAATATGATAAGTCCATTATATCCTATGTATGATACAATAGCAGAAAAACTTTATTTAATGAAAATATATAAAGAAACCTGCGGACTAAAAAAAATAGGTTCATATCCTCATATAAAAAATTTCTTAAAAAAAGGTATAAAATATAAAATATACGATAAGGATATAATAAAACTTTTTACAGATAAAGAATTGGATAAAATAAATTCCATGATAGATCCTAACAGGGATTTACTTTTTACATACAAAGGATTAGCCATATTCTATAAAAAATACTGTAAAAACATAGGAAACAAAAAACTAGAGCTTCCTCAAATAACATATATGGCAGCTGCTATGTTTTCATTTTATAATGATTATTATAAAGGCGAAAATAAAGATAAATTAGAAATAAGTAAAACTGAAAGACTTAAATATATAAAAAGAACTTATGACATGCTTTCAAAACATGAAATTACATTTGCAACTCCTAGGATAGCAAATAGTATGACAGTAAAAGCTCAGTTAGCAAGCTGCATATTAAATACTCCTGATGATGATACTTGGAGTTTGAATCAGACAGACGGAAATATGGCATTATACTCAAAATTTTCAGGCGGTATAGCTTATGATGCTTCATATATAAGGGCATCTGGTTCTACAATACAAACTAATAGAGGCCGTTCTGACGGACCTATACCTTTTATAAAGAGAGTTGAGCAGACTATATCATCATTTAATCAAGGCGGAGTAAGAAAAGGAGCATGCGTTGTTACTTTTCCTTGGTGGCATTTAGATGTACTTGATTTAATTATGCTTAAAGATGCCGGCGGTACTGAGGATACTAGAGCAAGGAAATTAGTTTACTCTATCAGGATAAGCAATATATTTAGAGAAAGAGTTAATAAAGACGGATATGTAACGCTTTTTGATCCTAAAGAAACTCCTCTTTTAAACGAAGAATACGGAAAAAAATTCGATGTTGCTTATATGTATTATGAAAGTAAATCATCTATAAGAAAAAAAAGAATAAAAGCTAAAGATTTATTATTTCAAATATTAAAAGTGAGACAGGAAACAGGAAATTTATATTTAACATTTGTAGACAACATTAATGAACAGAATATGGTTAATAGATTTGTAGGGGCTTCTAATCTTTGTCAGGAAATAGTAATACCTTCCTACCCTTCTAAACTCATAAAAGAAAAATATATTATTAATGAAGACGGAGAATATGAAATTGTACAAAGAAAGAAAAGCGGTGAGATAGGTATATGCAATTTGGTTTCTGTTAATTTAATGTCTTGGGTAACTTTCTCCCCTGAAAAGAAAAAATCATTCTGTTATACTCTTTTGAGAGGATGCGACAATATCATAGATACTCAGTTTTATCCTGTTAAAGAAGGAGAAATTGCCAATAAAAAAAATAGACCTATAGGAATAGGCGTTATTAATTATGCTAATTTACTTGCTTCAAATAAGATAAAATATACAGATAAAGAGGCTTTGGAGTTTACAAATAAAGTTTTTGATGATCTATATTATCATATATATGAGGCATCTAATATATTGGCAAGAGAAAGAGGACCTTATAAAACTTTCAATGAATCTAAATGGAAAAACGGATTAACTCCATTTCATATATCACTTTTAAATAATAATAATAATAATCTTGATGTAAGCATAGATAAAGAAAAATGGGATAAACTTGCAGAAAACATAAAAAATAACGGAGTAAGATTTTCATTCCATGGTGCAATAGCCCCTACTGCTACCTCCGGAAAAAGCGTATCTGCAACAGAAAGTATAGAGCCTATAGTAGATTTATTTTTTATTGAAGAAGGAATACAAACTCTTCCTAGCTTAGTACCAAATATAAAGAAAAATAGAGAGTACTATGAAAGATGCTGGAATATTCCTGCAAAAACTATAATAGAGCTTGCTGCTGTAAGGCAGAGATATATAGATCAGTCTCAGTCATTAAATTTATATTATGTAAAACCAGAATCTGCTAAAGAACTTTGGGAAGACATTCAATATGCTATGGATTTAGGTTTAAAAACTCTTTATTATATGAAAACACCTAAATCTAATTTTGAACTTGAAGAAGTATGTGAGTCATGTACATAA
- a CDS encoding ribonucleotide-diphosphate reductase subunit beta produces the protein MKVIDIDKKPENEKIFFGDFGHYIRIDSVSHEIAKKLKEASEGNTWFSKEVDYKSDKTRFSSLPEDAQRAFKLNIAYQTLMDSGVTSGFSSILNRIVTSSIWSILYARIAIEENIHAESYSYGLSEVFGHQASETLDLVYNDDFVKHRMEKEVELFGKVDELCNLENSNASLDEKKQSILKLLIGIYLLEGIKFPFSFLVTFTINNSYDNAIAGFTKTIKLIAHDELNVHVPTGKNLMNILRKENDQGFMHLFKSGWFNDTAKAMTEFTVNEEIKWAKYLFDGHEVSGINSSISEHFIKYWAGVRLRDLGVETEYLSEKKSDIIDWFNSYRDINKQNAALQETTNTSYQKGALKNDL, from the coding sequence ATGAAGGTAATAGATATAGATAAAAAACCGGAAAATGAAAAAATATTTTTTGGAGATTTTGGGCATTATATAAGGATTGATTCCGTAAGCCATGAAATAGCCAAAAAATTAAAGGAAGCAAGCGAAGGAAATACTTGGTTTTCTAAAGAAGTTGACTATAAATCTGATAAAACTAGATTCTCTTCACTTCCTGAAGATGCACAGAGGGCTTTCAAACTAAATATAGCATATCAAACACTAATGGACAGCGGAGTTACATCAGGATTTTCATCTATATTAAATAGAATAGTAACAAGTTCAATATGGTCTATACTTTATGCAAGAATAGCCATAGAAGAAAATATACATGCTGAAAGTTATTCCTACGGACTTTCTGAAGTATTCGGTCATCAGGCAAGCGAAACATTGGATTTAGTATATAATGATGATTTTGTAAAGCACAGAATGGAAAAAGAAGTTGAATTATTCGGAAAAGTCGATGAATTATGTAATTTAGAAAACTCTAATGCTTCATTAGATGAAAAAAAACAATCTATATTAAAACTGCTAATAGGAATATATTTACTTGAAGGTATAAAATTCCCATTCTCTTTTCTTGTAACTTTCACAATAAATAATAGTTATGACAATGCCATAGCAGGATTTACAAAAACTATTAAACTTATAGCACATGATGAGCTTAATGTTCATGTACCTACAGGCAAAAATTTAATGAATATACTTAGAAAGGAAAATGATCAAGGCTTCATGCATTTATTTAAAAGCGGCTGGTTTAATGATACGGCTAAAGCAATGACAGAATTTACTGTTAATGAAGAAATAAAATGGGCTAAATATCTTTTTGACGGACATGAAGTATCAGGAATTAACTCATCTATAAGCGAGCATTTTATTAAATATTGGGCAGGCGTAAGATTGAGAGATTTAGGAGTAGAAACTGAATATCTATCTGAAAAAAAATCAGATATCATAGATTGGTTTAATAGCTATAGAGATATAAATAAACAAAATGCAGCATTACAGGAAACAACTAATACATCTTATCAAAAAGGTGCATTAAAAAACGATTTATAA
- a CDS encoding ABC transporter substrate-binding protein has translation MKFNNKIYYKFTILILLTILLSCSNSQEEIEQKEIDRGGALIDKIIYEVRTDMTIAIKDVADGRADLMASGIDGSTYLSLGESDLEKLDTYAVPSGSWSLLFNPVPNKAPYTVTTRDGKIYFNPLAIKEVRFAMNFLIDRKKLVDEILRGAGEPSFTQATPGQPGTYRYNLIPSKMGMTANGNEEKAINDINKAMEKAAALPENRGKLVKENGWWKYNGETVTIKFVIRVDDPTGRLPAGNAISDLIEKTGIKVEKLLYDRNKSTQVVYGSDPKDYEWNIITEAWGAGATRAWWDVTLRQMYVREGNYMPGGNISEFWNYDNKEASRISDKNSNGWFLTADEYWNGNMRLQEIGLEDAVRIYLNSQTQFFVANKERFNRRMLYGVGDGVNDWSIRSADIKPNRNGEKVLRVLQHSAQGSLFISPWDPVGVGGFSDAYSAIMIGPCSDAGATFESPSTAKTEFILGEADTNSLEIGVRAGNNGIPVGTIKVPQNAKMYNPYTQKWEEGLTVKINENGELVYQKSDNLTAYVKCDFKPRSFKWHHGIESSLVDLMYGSVFIANVITKTNENDKYYDSAMAGRYLSAMDGAVGSIINEDGSFTLYGNYYWPMDMDRQIAVAAVSPKIGNPNRNTVIPFEINEAIMKIVLEGSKSGNVYTISQDQSLTSIDVKNPTCVSDIKEKLIEMRDSEYIPAGIEDFITKEEAVKRYQAAIDFIDKYGHAYISNGPFFISKIDSKANYIELTAFKDYSYTAEYWIERLSTKMSRIEDIEMPAIANRNNDINIDIYVSSYNYPDNALELPDPNTTVKVLLQLQNGGEREYKAVLENDVFKLTITKEELASLPRGNYIIVVESYIADETPYIETRSFALQ, from the coding sequence ATGAAATTTAATAATAAAATTTATTATAAATTTACGATATTAATACTATTAACTATATTATTGTCATGTTCTAATAGTCAGGAAGAAATTGAACAGAAAGAAATAGACAGAGGCGGTGCATTAATAGATAAAATAATATACGAAGTAAGAACAGATATGACAATAGCTATTAAAGATGTAGCGGATGGCAGAGCAGATTTAATGGCAAGCGGAATAGACGGAAGTACATATTTGTCATTAGGCGAAAGTGATTTGGAGAAACTAGATACTTATGCAGTTCCTTCAGGATCTTGGTCTTTACTTTTCAATCCTGTACCTAATAAAGCCCCATATACAGTTACTACAAGAGACGGCAAAATTTATTTTAACCCTTTGGCTATAAAAGAAGTAAGATTTGCTATGAATTTTTTAATTGATAGAAAAAAGTTAGTTGATGAAATTTTAAGAGGAGCAGGGGAGCCTTCATTTACTCAGGCTACACCTGGTCAGCCGGGTACTTACAGATATAATCTTATCCCTTCAAAAATGGGTATGACCGCAAACGGTAACGAAGAGAAAGCTATTAATGATATAAATAAAGCTATGGAAAAAGCTGCGGCTTTACCGGAAAATAGAGGAAAATTAGTAAAAGAAAATGGCTGGTGGAAATATAATGGTGAAACAGTAACTATTAAATTTGTTATAAGAGTTGATGACCCTACAGGAAGACTTCCTGCAGGTAATGCCATTTCTGATTTGATAGAAAAAACAGGTATAAAAGTAGAAAAGTTACTATATGATAGAAATAAATCTACGCAGGTGGTATACGGTTCAGATCCAAAAGATTATGAATGGAATATCATAACAGAGGCTTGGGGAGCAGGTGCAACAAGAGCTTGGTGGGATGTTACATTAAGACAGATGTATGTGAGAGAAGGCAATTATATGCCGGGAGGAAATATTTCTGAGTTTTGGAATTATGATAATAAAGAGGCTTCAAGGATAAGCGATAAAAATTCAAACGGCTGGTTTTTAACTGCTGATGAGTATTGGAATGGTAATATGCGTTTGCAGGAAATAGGACTTGAAGATGCTGTAAGAATATATTTGAACTCACAGACACAGTTTTTTGTAGCAAATAAAGAAAGATTTAACAGAAGAATGCTTTACGGAGTAGGAGACGGTGTTAATGATTGGTCTATAAGAAGTGCCGATATAAAGCCAAATCGTAATGGAGAAAAAGTATTAAGAGTTCTTCAGCATTCAGCTCAGGGATCATTATTTATAAGTCCTTGGGATCCTGTAGGTGTTGGAGGATTTTCTGATGCTTATTCTGCTATAATGATAGGTCCTTGCTCTGATGCAGGGGCTACTTTTGAATCGCCTTCTACTGCTAAAACAGAGTTTATACTTGGAGAGGCTGACACTAATAGTTTAGAGATAGGAGTGAGAGCTGGAAATAATGGTATACCTGTTGGTACTATAAAGGTGCCTCAAAATGCTAAGATGTACAACCCTTATACCCAAAAATGGGAAGAGGGGCTTACCGTAAAAATTAATGAAAACGGAGAGTTAGTTTATCAAAAATCGGATAATCTTACTGCTTATGTAAAGTGTGATTTTAAGCCTAGAAGTTTCAAATGGCATCATGGTATAGAATCTTCTTTAGTTGATTTGATGTACGGAAGTGTATTTATAGCTAATGTTATAACAAAAACTAATGAAAACGATAAATATTATGATTCTGCTATGGCTGGAAGATATCTTTCTGCTATGGACGGAGCTGTTGGAAGTATTATAAATGAAGACGGAAGTTTTACTCTTTATGGAAATTATTATTGGCCTATGGATATGGACAGACAAATTGCTGTTGCGGCAGTTAGTCCTAAAATAGGAAACCCAAATAGAAATACTGTTATTCCTTTTGAGATAAATGAAGCTATAATGAAAATTGTACTTGAAGGCTCTAAATCTGGAAATGTTTATACAATATCGCAGGATCAGTCTTTAACTTCTATAGATGTAAAAAATCCTACATGTGTATCGGATATAAAAGAAAAATTAATTGAGATGAGAGACAGTGAATATATACCTGCTGGTATAGAAGATTTTATAACAAAAGAAGAAGCTGTGAAAAGATATCAGGCTGCTATTGACTTTATAGATAAATACGGACATGCTTATATATCAAACGGACCTTTCTTTATATCGAAAATAGATTCAAAGGCTAATTATATAGAGTTAACCGCTTTTAAAGATTATAGTTATACTGCTGAATATTGGATTGAAAGATTATCAACTAAAATGAGCCGAATAGAAGATATTGAAATGCCTGCTATAGCAAATAGAAACAATGATATTAATATTGATATTTATGTTTCTTCATACAATTATCCAGATAATGCTTTGGAGCTTCCAGACCCTAATACCACTGTAAAAGTTTTGCTTCAATTACAAAATGGAGGTGAAAGAGAGTATAAGGCTGTTTTAGAAAATGATGTATTTAAATTAACTATAACTAAAGAAGAATTAGCATCTTTGCCTAGAGGAAATTATATTATTGTCGTAGAGTCCTATATAGCAGATGAAACTCCTTATATAGAAACTAGAAGTTTTGCATTACAATAG